In Geobacillus kaustophilus, a genomic segment contains:
- the fliS gene encoding flagellar export chaperone FliS yields MTTNNPYQHYQANAVQTASPGELTLMLYNGCLKFIKLARQAIENGDIAARNENLIKAQNIILELMKTLKMEYDVAKSMMTMYDYIYRRLVEANVKNDAAILDEVEGYVAEFRDTWKQVIQLNRQRQYAGGGKV; encoded by the coding sequence ATGACAACGAACAATCCGTATCAACACTACCAAGCGAACGCCGTGCAGACGGCGTCGCCTGGAGAGTTGACGCTGATGCTCTATAACGGCTGCTTGAAGTTTATCAAACTTGCGCGCCAGGCGATCGAAAACGGTGACATTGCGGCACGCAATGAAAACTTGATTAAAGCGCAAAACATCATTTTGGAACTGATGAAGACGTTGAAAATGGAGTATGATGTCGCCAAATCGATGATGACGATGTACGACTACATTTACCGCCGTCTCGTCGAGGCGAACGTGAAAAACGATGCGGCGATTTTGGACGAGGTCGAGGGGTATGTCGCCGAGTTTCGCGATACGTGGAAGCAAGTGATTCAGCTGAATCGGCAGCGGCAATACGCGGGAGGCGGGAAAGTATAA
- the secA gene encoding preprotein translocase subunit SecA: MLGVLKKVFDPNKRQLARLEKIADQVDALGPEMARLSDDELRQKTEEFKARYQQGESLDDLLVEAFAVVREGAKRVLGLYPYKVQIMGGVVLHEGDIAEMKTGEGKTLTATMPVYLNALTGRGVHVVTVNEYLATRDATEMGKLYEFLGMTVGLNLSGMSREEKQAAYNADITYGTNNEFGFDYLRDNMVLYKEHIVQRPLYYAIIDEVDSILIDEARTPLIISGTAQKSTKLYVQANAFVRTLRKDVDYTYDEKTKSVQLTEEGINKAERAFGIDNLFDLKHVTLNHHIQLALRAHVTMQRDVDYVVQDGKVIIVDPFTGRLMHGRRYSDGLHQAIEAKEGLEIQNESMTLATITFQNYFRMYEKLAGMTGTAKTEEEEFRNIYNMRVVVIPTNKPVIREDRPDLIYRTMEGKFRAVVEDIAARHAKGQPVLVGTVAIETSEMLSEMLKKRGIPHNVLNAKNHAKEAEIIAQAGQKGAVTIATNMAGRGTDIKLGEGVKELGGLAVIGTERHESRRIDNQLRGRSGRQGDPGVSQFYLSLEDELMRRFGSESLMAMMDRLGMDDSQPIQSKMVTRAVESAQKRVEGNNFDARKQLLQYDDVLREQREIIYRQRYEVLDSDNLRGIIEKMIQSVIERVVNAHTPKEEVPEEWNLKGLVEYLNAHLLPEGDVTEADLRGKEPEEMIELIWEKVKARYDEKEAQIPPEQMREFERVVVLRAVDMKWMNHIDAMEQLRQGIHLRAYGQVDPLREYQMEGYAMFENMIAAIEEEVATYIMKAEIHHNLERQEVAKGEAVHPKEDGEEPKRKPVRKAVRVGRNDPCPCGSGKKYKHCCGRAV, encoded by the coding sequence ATGCTTGGAGTCTTAAAAAAAGTATTTGACCCGAACAAGCGTCAGTTGGCAAGATTGGAGAAAATTGCGGATCAAGTCGATGCGCTCGGTCCGGAGATGGCGCGACTGTCCGATGACGAGCTGCGGCAAAAAACCGAGGAATTCAAAGCCCGCTACCAACAAGGCGAATCGCTCGACGACCTGCTCGTTGAGGCGTTTGCCGTGGTGCGCGAAGGAGCGAAGCGCGTCCTCGGTTTGTATCCATATAAAGTGCAAATTATGGGCGGCGTCGTCTTGCATGAAGGCGACATCGCCGAGATGAAAACCGGGGAAGGGAAAACGTTGACGGCGACGATGCCCGTCTATTTGAACGCCTTGACGGGGCGCGGGGTGCATGTTGTGACGGTCAACGAATACTTGGCGACGCGCGACGCGACGGAGATGGGCAAGCTGTACGAGTTTTTGGGCATGACCGTCGGCTTGAACTTAAGCGGCATGTCGCGCGAAGAGAAGCAGGCGGCGTACAACGCCGACATTACGTACGGAACGAACAACGAGTTCGGCTTTGACTATTTGCGCGACAACATGGTGCTGTACAAAGAACATATTGTGCAGCGTCCGCTCTATTATGCGATCATCGACGAGGTCGACTCGATTTTGATCGATGAAGCGCGGACACCGCTCATCATTTCAGGGACGGCGCAGAAGTCGACGAAGCTGTATGTGCAGGCGAATGCGTTTGTCCGCACGTTGCGCAAAGATGTCGATTACACATACGATGAAAAGACGAAAAGCGTCCAGCTGACGGAAGAAGGAATAAACAAAGCCGAGCGGGCGTTTGGCATCGACAACTTGTTCGATTTGAAACACGTCACGCTCAACCACCACATTCAGCTGGCGCTAAGGGCGCACGTGACGATGCAGCGTGATGTCGACTACGTCGTGCAAGACGGAAAAGTGATCATCGTCGACCCGTTCACCGGGCGCTTGATGCACGGCCGCCGCTACAGCGATGGGCTTCATCAAGCCATTGAGGCGAAGGAAGGGCTCGAGATTCAGAACGAGTCGATGACCTTAGCCACGATTACGTTCCAAAACTATTTCCGCATGTACGAAAAGTTGGCGGGGATGACCGGAACGGCGAAGACGGAAGAGGAAGAGTTCCGCAACATTTACAACATGCGCGTCGTCGTCATTCCGACCAACAAGCCAGTCATTCGCGAAGACCGTCCGGATTTGATCTACCGGACGATGGAAGGGAAGTTCCGCGCCGTGGTCGAGGATATCGCCGCCCGCCATGCGAAAGGGCAGCCGGTGTTGGTCGGCACGGTGGCGATCGAGACGTCCGAGATGTTGTCGGAGATGCTGAAAAAACGCGGCATCCCCCACAACGTCTTAAACGCGAAAAACCATGCGAAAGAGGCGGAAATCATCGCCCAGGCCGGGCAAAAAGGCGCGGTGACGATTGCGACGAACATGGCCGGGCGCGGGACGGACATTAAGCTTGGCGAAGGGGTCAAGGAGCTTGGCGGGCTTGCGGTCATCGGCACGGAGCGGCATGAGAGCCGGCGCATTGACAACCAGCTGCGCGGCCGCTCGGGGCGTCAAGGCGACCCTGGAGTGTCGCAGTTTTACTTGTCGCTTGAAGATGAGCTGATGCGCCGTTTCGGCTCCGAGAGCCTCATGGCGATGATGGACCGGCTCGGGATGGACGATTCGCAGCCGATTCAAAGCAAAATGGTGACACGGGCCGTCGAGTCGGCGCAAAAGCGGGTCGAAGGCAACAACTTCGACGCCCGCAAACAGCTGCTTCAGTATGACGACGTCTTGCGTGAGCAGCGGGAAATCATTTACCGCCAGCGCTATGAAGTGCTTGATTCCGACAATTTGCGCGGCATCATCGAAAAGATGATTCAATCGGTGATCGAGCGCGTCGTCAACGCCCATACGCCGAAGGAAGAGGTTCCGGAAGAATGGAATTTGAAAGGACTCGTTGAGTATCTCAACGCTCATCTGCTTCCGGAAGGGGATGTGACAGAAGCCGACTTGCGCGGCAAAGAGCCGGAAGAGATGATCGAGCTCATTTGGGAGAAAGTAAAGGCGCGCTATGATGAGAAAGAAGCGCAAATCCCGCCGGAACAAATGCGCGAATTTGAACGCGTCGTCGTTTTGCGCGCTGTCGACATGAAATGGATGAACCATATCGACGCGATGGAGCAGCTCCGCCAAGGCATCCATTTGCGCGCCTACGGGCAAGTCGACCCGCTGCGCGAATACCAAATGGAAGGGTATGCGATGTTTGAAAACATGATCGCTGCGATTGAAGAGGAAGTCGCCACCTATATTATGAAGGCGGAAATCCATCACAATCTCGAGCGTCAGGAAGTGGCAAAAGGCGAAGCGGTCCACCCGAAAGAAGACGGCGAAGAGCCGAAAAGAAAACCGGTCCGCAAGGCGGTGCGCGTCGGACGCAACGACCCGTGCCCGTGCGGGAGTGGGAAAAAATATAAACATTGTTGCGGAAGAGCGGTGTAA
- the flaG gene encoding flagellar protein FlaG yields MTIERVSSSFLSYEPTRTEQVNPKVEFSAARPQEAEASSPLERLPSEETLEKVVNGLNELVQPSHTSVRFELHKELHEYYVQVIDEKTQEVIREIPPKKLLDMYAAMMEFVGLLVDKKI; encoded by the coding sequence ATGACGATTGAACGGGTGTCTTCTTCTTTCCTTTCATATGAACCGACGCGAACCGAGCAGGTGAATCCAAAAGTCGAGTTCTCGGCGGCGCGGCCGCAGGAGGCAGAGGCGTCGTCTCCTCTTGAGAGGCTGCCATCGGAGGAAACGCTTGAGAAAGTGGTCAACGGCTTGAATGAGCTCGTGCAGCCAAGCCATACGTCGGTTCGGTTTGAGCTGCATAAAGAGCTGCACGAATATTACGTGCAAGTGATTGATGAAAAGACGCAGGAAGTGATCCGCGAAATTCCGCCGAAAAAGCTACTCGATATGTATGCGGCGATGATGGAGTTTGTCGGGCTTTTGGTGGACAAAAAAATTTAA
- the hpf gene encoding ribosome hibernation-promoting factor, HPF/YfiA family → MMYHIRGENIEVTPALREYVEKKIGKLERYFDRTDDVNVHVNLKVYNDGQGKIEVTIPMPHLLLRAEERHDDMYAAIDLVTDKLERQIRKHKTKVNRKLRDREKEAKLAAPVPSGAAAENEEEFEIVRTKHFSLKPMDSEEAILQMNLLGHNFFIFTNAETNRTNIVYRRKDGKYGLIEAN, encoded by the coding sequence ATGATGTATCACATTCGCGGGGAAAACATCGAAGTAACTCCTGCGTTGCGCGAGTACGTGGAGAAAAAAATCGGCAAATTGGAGCGCTATTTCGACCGCACCGATGACGTGAATGTCCATGTCAATTTAAAAGTCTACAACGATGGACAAGGGAAAATCGAGGTGACCATTCCGATGCCGCATCTGTTGTTGCGCGCCGAGGAGCGGCATGACGATATGTATGCGGCGATCGATTTAGTGACGGATAAATTGGAGCGGCAAATCCGCAAACATAAAACGAAAGTCAATCGGAAGCTGCGCGATCGGGAGAAAGAGGCGAAGCTGGCTGCCCCTGTCCCGAGCGGCGCCGCGGCGGAGAATGAAGAGGAGTTTGAAATCGTGCGCACGAAGCACTTCAGCTTGAAGCCGATGGACAGCGAAGAGGCGATTTTGCAAATGAATTTGTTGGGGCACAACTTCTTCATTTTTACGAACGCCGAGACGAACCGGACGAACATCGTTTACCGCCGCAAAGACGGAAAATACGGGCTGATCGAGGCGAATTGA
- the cccB gene encoding cytochrome c551, whose product MKWKLSAMFLGVSLALAACGGGGDNAGEKNGGSNGGGDTAAAAEQIFKQNCASCHGQDLSGGVGPNLQKVGSKYSKDEIKNIIANGRGAMPAGIIKGEDADKVAEWLASKK is encoded by the coding sequence ATGAAATGGAAGTTGTCTGCGATGTTCCTTGGCGTTTCGCTCGCGCTTGCCGCGTGCGGCGGTGGCGGAGACAATGCCGGGGAGAAAAACGGCGGCAGCAACGGCGGAGGGGATACTGCAGCGGCTGCCGAGCAAATTTTTAAACAAAACTGTGCGTCCTGTCATGGACAAGACTTGTCGGGCGGGGTCGGACCGAACTTGCAAAAGGTTGGAAGCAAGTATTCCAAAGATGAAATTAAAAACATTATCGCCAACGGCCGCGGCGCGATGCCGGCCGGAATCATTAAAGGGGAAGACGCCGACAAAGTCGCGGAATGGCTCGCTTCGAAAAAATAG
- the pseC gene encoding UDP-4-amino-4,6-dideoxy-N-acetyl-beta-L-altrosamine transaminase → MKLAIDGGTPVRESFLSYGQQWIDEEDIEAVVKTLRSPFITQGPKIEQFEEAIARYVGAKYAVAFANGTAALHGACFAAGISPGDEVVTTPITFAASANCVLYVGGTPVFVDIDEKTYNIDPNLIEEAITSRTKAIIAVDFTGQPADLDPIREIARKYGLVFIEDAAHSLGACYKGKKVGSLADMTMFSFHPVKPITTGEGGVIVTDHEEYYLKLKRFRTHGITTENVRKNEGPWYYEMVDLGYNYRMTDVQAALGLSQLTKLDAFVQKRREIAAMYHEAFSRIPGVRIPYQLPYVDSSWHLYVLQLQLENFRVGRKEIFEALRAENIGVHVHYIPVYFHPYYQQLGYKKGICPVAEKWYEAVLTIPLFPKMSEYDIRTVMEGVNKVLSFYRK, encoded by the coding sequence ATGAAGTTAGCGATCGATGGGGGAACTCCTGTACGAGAATCATTTTTATCTTACGGACAGCAATGGATTGATGAAGAAGATATTGAAGCGGTGGTGAAAACATTAAGAAGCCCATTCATTACACAAGGGCCGAAAATTGAGCAATTTGAAGAAGCAATCGCCCGCTATGTCGGGGCGAAATATGCGGTGGCGTTTGCCAATGGGACGGCCGCCCTGCATGGCGCTTGCTTTGCCGCTGGCATTTCGCCAGGAGATGAGGTCGTGACGACCCCGATTACCTTCGCGGCCAGCGCCAACTGCGTGCTGTATGTTGGCGGCACGCCTGTGTTTGTGGATATTGATGAAAAAACGTACAATATCGATCCCAATCTCATCGAGGAGGCCATCACTTCGCGCACGAAAGCGATTATTGCCGTTGATTTTACAGGCCAGCCTGCCGATCTAGATCCGATCCGGGAAATCGCCAGAAAATATGGTCTTGTCTTCATCGAAGATGCCGCCCATTCTTTAGGAGCTTGTTATAAAGGAAAAAAAGTAGGCTCGTTAGCAGATATGACGATGTTCAGCTTTCATCCTGTCAAGCCTATTACGACGGGTGAGGGTGGCGTTATTGTCACTGATCATGAAGAATACTACCTTAAATTAAAACGTTTTCGTACGCATGGGATTACAACGGAGAATGTAAGAAAGAATGAAGGGCCTTGGTATTATGAGATGGTGGATCTTGGCTACAATTACCGAATGACGGATGTGCAGGCAGCGCTCGGGCTTAGCCAGTTGACAAAGCTTGATGCATTTGTGCAGAAACGGCGGGAAATTGCCGCGATGTATCATGAGGCGTTTTCTCGCATTCCTGGGGTGCGCATTCCTTATCAGCTTCCGTATGTGGACTCAAGCTGGCATTTATACGTGCTTCAGTTGCAATTAGAGAATTTTCGGGTGGGACGCAAAGAGATATTTGAAGCGTTGCGGGCAGAAAATATCGGAGTGCACGTTCATTACATTCCGGTTTATTTTCACCCTTATTATCAACAATTAGGATATAAGAAAGGAATTTGCCCGGTTGCGGAAAAGTGGTATGAAGCGGTGTTAACGATTCCCCTTTTTCCGAAAATGAGCGAATATGATATTCGAACAGTTATGGAAGGGGTGAACAAAGTGCTCTCCTTTTATCGAAAATAA
- a CDS encoding YitT family protein has translation MRKRREKTMPPAVEAALEYAYVLIGAAIVAVAFNVFLLPNRIASGGVSGISTIMHALFGIEPAYVQWALNIPLFIAGVVLLGRQFGVKTFVGTLFLPLVVYLTKGMEPATTNPLLGAIFGGIGVGLGLGVVFRGRASTGGTDLAAQIIHKYTGLSLGMCVILIDGLIVLTAAFVFDIERALYALIALYVTSKTIDLVQVGLGYSKIALIITKEEEKVRRAILHEIDRGVTRLPAYGGYTEHERPVLMCVVAQSEFTKLKQLVRTIDPTAFVIVANAAEVLGEGFQRT, from the coding sequence ATGCGGAAGCGAAGAGAGAAAACGATGCCTCCGGCGGTGGAGGCGGCTTTGGAGTATGCGTATGTTCTGATCGGCGCGGCGATCGTCGCTGTGGCGTTTAACGTGTTTTTGCTGCCGAACCGGATCGCCTCGGGCGGAGTGAGCGGCATCAGCACGATTATGCACGCGCTGTTTGGCATTGAGCCTGCCTACGTCCAATGGGCGCTCAACATTCCGCTCTTTATCGCTGGCGTTGTGCTTTTGGGACGGCAGTTTGGCGTGAAAACGTTCGTCGGGACGCTGTTTTTGCCGCTTGTCGTCTATTTGACGAAAGGGATGGAGCCTGCGACGACCAATCCGCTTCTTGGCGCAATCTTTGGCGGCATCGGCGTCGGACTTGGCCTCGGCGTTGTCTTCCGCGGCCGGGCGTCGACCGGCGGCACCGATTTGGCAGCGCAAATCATCCATAAATATACCGGGCTGTCGCTTGGCATGTGCGTCATTTTGATCGATGGCTTGATCGTGTTGACCGCGGCGTTTGTGTTTGATATTGAACGGGCGCTCTATGCGTTGATCGCGTTGTATGTGACAAGCAAAACGATCGACCTCGTCCAAGTCGGGCTTGGGTATTCAAAAATCGCTCTTATTATTACAAAGGAAGAAGAAAAAGTGCGCCGCGCCATTTTGCACGAAATCGACCGCGGAGTGACGCGCTTGCCCGCGTATGGCGGCTACACGGAACATGAGCGGCCGGTGTTGATGTGCGTCGTCGCGCAATCGGAGTTCACGAAATTGAAACAATTGGTCCGAACCATTGATCCGACAGCGTTTGTCATCGTTGCGAACGCCGCTGAGGTGCTCGGCGAAGGATTTCAACGTACGTAA
- the prfB gene encoding peptide chain release factor 2 (programmed frameshift), producing MIDLVEIKQELEKMAKRLAEIRGSLDLEAKQARIRELEEQMAAPNFWDDQKAAQAVISEANALKDLVEEFSSLEERFDNLEVTYELLKEEPDDELQAELVEEAKKLMKDFSEFELQLLLNDPYDQNNAILELHPGAGGTESQDWASMLLRMYTRWAEKKGFKVETLDYLPGEEAGIKSVTLLIKGHNAYGYLKAEKGVHRLVRISPFDASGRRHTSFVSCEVVPEMDDNIEIEIRPEELKIDTYRSSGAGGQHVNTTDSAVRITHLPTGIVVTCQSERSQIKNREKAMNMLKAKLYQKKLEEQQAELAELRGEQKEIGWGNQIRSYVFHPYSLVKDHRTNVEVGNVQAVMDGEIDVFIDAYLRAKLK from the exons ATGATCGATTTGGTGGAAATTAAGCAAGAGCTTGAGAAAATGGCTAAGCGATTAGCGGAAATCAGGGGGTCTCTT GACCTCGAAGCGAAGCAGGCGCGCATTCGCGAATTAGAAGAGCAGATGGCGGCGCCAAACTTTTGGGATGACCAAAAGGCGGCGCAGGCGGTCATTTCCGAGGCGAATGCGCTCAAAGATCTCGTCGAGGAATTTTCCTCGCTTGAAGAACGGTTTGACAACTTGGAAGTGACGTACGAATTGCTGAAAGAAGAGCCGGATGACGAACTCCAAGCTGAACTCGTCGAGGAAGCGAAAAAGCTGATGAAAGACTTCAGCGAGTTCGAGCTGCAGCTGCTGCTCAACGATCCGTACGACCAAAACAACGCCATTTTGGAGCTTCACCCGGGCGCGGGCGGCACGGAGTCGCAAGACTGGGCGTCGATGCTGTTGCGCATGTACACGCGCTGGGCGGAGAAAAAAGGGTTTAAAGTCGAGACGCTCGATTACCTCCCGGGCGAGGAAGCGGGGATTAAAAGCGTGACGCTGCTCATTAAAGGGCATAACGCCTATGGCTACTTAAAGGCGGAAAAAGGGGTGCACCGTCTTGTGCGCATTTCCCCGTTTGACGCCTCGGGCCGACGCCATACGTCGTTCGTCTCGTGCGAAGTGGTGCCGGAGATGGACGATAACATCGAAATTGAAATCCGCCCGGAAGAGCTGAAAATCGACACGTACCGCTCAAGCGGCGCGGGCGGGCAGCACGTCAACACGACCGACTCGGCTGTGCGCATCACTCACTTGCCGACGGGCATTGTCGTGACCTGCCAATCGGAGCGCTCGCAAATTAAAAACCGCGAAAAAGCGATGAATATGTTGAAGGCGAAATTGTACCAAAAGAAACTCGAGGAGCAGCAAGCCGAACTCGCCGAGCTGCGCGGCGAGCAAAAAGAAATCGGCTGGGGCAACCAAATCCGTTCGTACGTCTTCCATCCGTATTCGCTTGTCAAAGACCATCGGACGAATGTTGAGGTCGGCAACGTGCAAGCGGTGATGGATGGAGAAATTGATGTGTTTATTGACGCGTATTTGCGTGCAAAGTTGAAATAA
- a CDS encoding HD-GYP domain-containing protein, whose amino-acid sequence MRKVHISHAKSGDVLAVDLFAANGSVLLSRGVRLTSGYIRSLAQKGVQYIYIDDKQTYDIRPLPLISATVRQQAVKKVYETMTALIEQKKLLRRASSLDLGKEYEKVFKDILDYLLKQENLLINLSDLVISNGYFFHHSVNVATIAGVIGIAKGYSPQQLLDLGVGALLFDIGMTQLPDGLWRKKGELTEEEKEIVHRHTYLGFELLRRQRNISLFSAHCALQHHERCDGSGYPRALSGNEIHEYARIVAIADVFDALTSARYHRKQYSPHEAAEYLSAAGGLLDYELIKLFLSYIAIYPVAATVLLNTGHIGVVSQVFPGFPLRPVVRIIKNPAGEELKSPYEIDLRKEMNVTIVKAV is encoded by the coding sequence ATGCGAAAGGTCCATATTTCCCATGCGAAAAGCGGCGACGTGCTCGCCGTCGACTTATTCGCCGCCAACGGCAGCGTGCTTTTGTCGCGCGGCGTGCGGCTGACAAGCGGCTACATCCGTTCTTTAGCGCAAAAAGGGGTTCAATACATTTATATTGACGACAAGCAAACATATGACATCCGCCCGCTGCCATTGATCAGCGCGACCGTGCGCCAGCAGGCGGTCAAGAAAGTGTACGAGACGATGACCGCTTTGATCGAGCAAAAAAAGCTGCTCCGCCGCGCCTCCTCGCTCGATTTAGGAAAAGAGTACGAGAAGGTGTTCAAAGACATTTTGGATTACTTGCTGAAGCAGGAGAACTTGCTCATCAATTTGTCGGATTTGGTCATCTCAAACGGCTACTTTTTCCATCATTCGGTCAACGTCGCCACCATCGCCGGCGTCATCGGCATCGCCAAAGGGTACAGCCCCCAACAGCTGCTTGACCTCGGCGTCGGGGCGCTTCTGTTTGACATCGGCATGACCCAGCTGCCCGATGGCCTTTGGCGGAAAAAAGGGGAACTGACCGAAGAAGAAAAGGAAATCGTCCACCGCCACACCTATCTCGGCTTTGAGCTGCTTCGGCGCCAGCGCAACATTTCACTCTTTTCCGCCCATTGCGCCTTGCAGCACCACGAGCGTTGCGACGGCAGCGGCTACCCGCGCGCCTTATCCGGAAACGAGATTCACGAATACGCCCGCATCGTCGCCATCGCCGACGTCTTTGACGCCTTGACATCGGCCCGCTACCATCGAAAGCAATATTCGCCGCACGAAGCGGCCGAATACTTATCCGCCGCCGGCGGCCTTTTGGACTATGAACTGATCAAGCTGTTTCTCTCCTACATCGCCATCTATCCGGTCGCCGCGACCGTCTTGCTCAACACCGGGCATATCGGCGTCGTCTCGCAAGTGTTCCCGGGTTTCCCGCTCCGCCCCGTCGTTCGGATTATTAAAAATCCGGCGGGCGAAGAGTTGAAAAGCCCGTATGAGATCGACTTGCGAAAAGAGATGAACGTCACGATCGTCAAAGCCGTCTGA
- a CDS encoding flagellar hook-associated protein 2, translating into MANTMRISGLASGMDIDKIVSDLMKAERMPLDKLKQKKQLLEWQRDDYRSMNTLLQGLDDYLFNNITLQSGMMKKTVSSSNEGVITATAASSAANVATTIQVNQVATSAVWLSDAATRVDKATFSVAADVTLTINVTNGDGSTKQAAITVKQGTTLDGVIAQLNNNANLGVSAFYDEQTGRISIMKKDTGAQASLVLADQATADFFAQKLGFTGAASGGELTGKTAGTDADITINGLQTTRSSNTFTINGVTYTVKGTGAATVSVAADVDAMFNAIKGFVDKYNETIDKINAELKEERYRDYPPLTDEQKEAMTEKQIELWEEKAKSGMLRGDSILSSALSKMRMNLYTKVEGANIPSGFSQLAQIGITTSSNYLDGGKLIIDETKLREKIKENPDAVYQLFNQNGATDVEKGIARRLRDTIKETIGKIEQKAGKTIWTNQQFAIGRDLIQINDQIDRFQDRLKQIEDRYYRQFTAMEEAIQRANQQSMYLMNAFGGGTQR; encoded by the coding sequence ATGGCGAATACGATGCGCATCAGCGGCCTCGCGAGCGGGATGGACATTGACAAAATCGTCAGTGATTTGATGAAAGCGGAGCGGATGCCGCTTGATAAATTAAAGCAGAAAAAGCAGCTGCTTGAGTGGCAGCGCGACGACTACCGATCGATGAACACGCTGCTGCAAGGGCTTGACGACTATTTGTTTAATAACATTACGCTCCAAAGCGGCATGATGAAAAAAACCGTCTCTAGTTCCAATGAGGGCGTCATCACGGCGACAGCGGCCTCAAGCGCGGCGAACGTGGCGACGACGATTCAGGTGAATCAAGTGGCGACGTCAGCCGTTTGGCTGTCCGATGCGGCGACAAGGGTGGACAAAGCGACTTTCTCCGTAGCTGCCGATGTGACGCTCACAATCAACGTGACGAACGGGGATGGGAGCACGAAACAGGCAGCCATTACTGTAAAGCAGGGAACGACGCTGGATGGGGTGATCGCCCAGCTCAATAACAACGCAAACCTTGGCGTCAGTGCGTTCTATGACGAGCAAACCGGGCGCATTTCGATCATGAAAAAAGACACGGGGGCGCAGGCAAGCCTAGTGCTCGCCGATCAGGCGACTGCTGACTTTTTTGCGCAAAAGCTTGGGTTTACGGGAGCGGCGTCGGGTGGAGAGCTGACCGGAAAAACGGCGGGAACGGACGCCGACATCACGATCAATGGTTTGCAAACGACCCGTTCGTCTAACACGTTTACGATCAACGGCGTGACGTATACGGTCAAAGGGACGGGCGCGGCGACGGTGTCGGTGGCGGCGGATGTAGACGCGATGTTCAATGCGATTAAAGGGTTTGTCGACAAATACAACGAAACGATCGACAAGATCAACGCCGAGTTGAAAGAAGAGCGCTATCGCGACTATCCGCCGCTTACGGACGAGCAAAAAGAGGCGATGACGGAAAAGCAAATCGAGCTGTGGGAAGAAAAGGCAAAAAGCGGCATGCTTCGCGGCGATTCGATTTTGTCCAGCGCCCTCAGCAAAATGCGCATGAACTTGTACACAAAAGTCGAAGGAGCGAACATCCCGAGCGGATTTTCGCAGCTGGCGCAAATTGGGATTACGACATCGTCGAACTACCTCGACGGCGGGAAGCTGATCATTGACGAGACGAAGCTGCGGGAGAAAATCAAGGAAAACCCTGATGCCGTGTATCAGCTGTTCAATCAAAACGGCGCGACGGATGTGGAAAAAGGCATCGCCCGCCGCCTGCGCGATACGATTAAGGAAACGATCGGGAAAATCGAACAAAAGGCGGGGAAGACGATTTGGACGAACCAGCAGTTTGCGATCGGGCGCGATTTAATTCAAATCAATGACCAAATTGACCGCTTCCAAGACCGCTTGAAACAAATTGAAGACCGCTACTACCGCCAATTCACAGCCATGGAAGAAGCGATCCAGCGCGCCAACCAGCAAAGTATGTACTTGATGAACGCCTTTGGCGGCGGTACGCAAAGATAA
- a CDS encoding flagellar protein FliT, with amino-acid sequence MGVVRDVWLVTKQLLEAVMAPWPPEEREARMAVVDELLRRREALLPKLRPPYSEEEQELGCEIIVWNQEIEARLRRVCEEIRRDLRMAGAKRQATVCYAHPYEQPLSFDGMFYDKRR; translated from the coding sequence ATGGGGGTTGTGCGCGACGTTTGGCTTGTCACGAAGCAGCTGCTTGAGGCGGTGATGGCGCCATGGCCCCCTGAGGAGCGCGAGGCGCGGATGGCAGTGGTCGATGAGCTGTTGAGGCGGCGTGAGGCGTTGCTTCCGAAGCTGCGGCCGCCATACAGCGAGGAAGAACAGGAGCTTGGCTGTGAGATCATCGTTTGGAATCAAGAGATTGAAGCACGGCTGCGGCGGGTGTGCGAAGAGATTCGCCGCGATTTGCGGATGGCGGGGGCGAAGCGGCAGGCGACCGTTTGCTACGCTCACCCGTACGAGCAGCCGCTTTCGTTCGATGGGATGTTTTACGACAAACGGAGATAG